In Bombus terrestris chromosome 6, iyBomTerr1.2, whole genome shotgun sequence, a single window of DNA contains:
- the LOC125385215 gene encoding leucine-rich repeat-containing protein 9-like, with product MNIKNPMFVIEYEYILHESTKEEEYKNCRIACTINDTMFICLSNSNIRRCISNYGKVEIYNLVKISVSRQNINSVDIDLDLPNLREFDISYNQLDEFPNSKFIKNVEILNISFNNIKLLHVEEALLSLKELDISWNLLMYCLQCISIFITYIPNMCKLKIHENHFNDITDPQLVEYLLHIYLSKLQFVNNCNCRNLNLSQNYFPCAFNMCKLNNKWHKKLVYLKYNTLKNMEEIKLLEKKDIEKARYIHISQNLIAASNILKRLKNVQELCTTCCLLPIFSFAKPLKYLIKLNLGSNFISILDDFTQDNFPMLKYLDLTNNLITNLESMGSFHTLQEFYCGNNEIRNIAQIDNVKTWQTLHVIDFCNNPISTDTLYKKFIIFHLSNIEVSKTFSFFGYINT from the exons ATGAACATAAAAAATCCTATGTTTGTAATAGAGtatgaatatatattacatgAATCAACAAAg gaagaagaatataaaaattgcagAATTGCATGCACCATAAATGATACAATGTTTATATGTTTATCCAATTCCAATATTAGACGATGTATTAGTAATTATGGAAAAGTAGAAATATATAATCTTGTAAAGATATCTGTTTCTagacaaaatataaattcagtTGACATAGATTTAGACTTGCCTAACTTAAGAGAATTTGATATTTCTTATAATCAATTGGATGAATTTccaaattcaaaatttataaaaaatgtggaaatattaaatataagctttaataacataaaattattacatGTTGAGGAAGCCTTACTTTCACTAAAAGAACTGGATATATCATGGAACTTATTAATGTATTGTCTTCAATGTATTAGTatttttataacttatatacCTAACATGTGTAAGCTGAAGATACATGAAAATCATTTCAATGATATTACTGATCCTCAATTAGTAGAAtacttattacatatatatttatcaaaattacaatttgttaataattgtaattgtaGAAATCTTAATTTATCCCAAAATTATTTTCCATGTGCTTTTAATATGTGTAAACTAAATAATAAATGGCATAAAAAATtagtttatttgaaatataatacattgaaaaatatggAAGAGATAAAATTACTGGAGAAGAAAGATATAGAAAAAGCAAGATACATTCATATATCACAAAATCTTATTGCAGCATCAAACATcttgaaaagattaaaaaatgtacaaGAGCTTTGTACTACTTGTTGTTTGTTGCCCatattttcttttgcaaaaCCTTTAAAGTATCTGATTAAATTGAATCTTGGAAGtaactttatttcaattttggatGATTTCACTCAAGACAATTTTCCAATGTTAAAATACCTAGATTTGACTAATAATCTAATAACAAATTTGGAATCAATGGGATCATTCCATACATTACAAGAATTTTACTGtggaaataatgaaataagAAACATAGCACAAATAGACAATGTTAAAACTTGGCAAACATTACATGTTATAGATTTTTGTAATAATCCAATAAGTACAGatacattatataaaaaatttattatatttcacttGAGTAACATTGAAGTAAGTAAAACTTTTAGTTTTTTTGGATACATAAATACTTAA
- the LOC125384613 gene encoding uncharacterized protein LOC125384613, whose translation MNYCGNINFVEYNIDSENTVIQLCKQFLQASLCSVVKEDIGVIDLRLHKVTKVSNKEIDLLNICKNKNLQLDECSSMILKILASPGVTDIQKWPFNYFQTDLLIKEEIIVTNCLAAADSDWLNKVFSTKKNTNILNFCNICEKQRVCVLIQTPIFNSIEK comes from the exons atgaattattgtggaaatataaattttgttgaaTACAATATTGATTCAGAAAATACAGTTATTCAGTTATGTAAACAATTCCTGCAAGCATCATTGTGTTCAGTTGTGAAAGA GGACATAGGTGTAATAgatttaagattacataaagtAACCAAAGTAAGCAATAAAGAAATTGatctattaaatatttgcaaaaataaaaatttgcaattgGATGAATGCAGCAgtatgattttaaaaattttagctTCGCCTGGGGTAACAGATATTCAAAAATGGCCCTTTAACTATTTTCAAACTGATTTACTGattaaa GAAGAAATAATAGTAACTAATTGCTTGGCAGCAGCAGACAGTGACTGGTTAAATAAAGTTTTTTCaacaaagaaaaatacgaatatTCTAAACTTTTGTAATATTTGCGAAAAACAACGTGTTTGTGTACTTATACAAACGCCAATTTTCAACTCTATTGAAAAGTAA
- the LOC100647920 gene encoding protein phosphatase 1 regulatory subunit 7 has translation MDNFMDNKDKRKRGNNKRELCLFYSKIISFEKLLFTKQNIRTLIIIGQRDIGSFNAVSQLMELQELWIVECGIKDVPRFKENCLLKKLYLYSNEIRCIPNLEACSHLNILYLSGNNIHKLENLDTLTWLQELNLANNKLERINKMSWRKSELCNLNLAGNPLCFIRNNQTYFKIETYNEAQNIMLQMKLNKKQLKEMEEKLILQSKVQYLF, from the exons ATGGATAATTTTATGGATAACAAAG ACAAGAGGAAGAGAGGTAATAATAAACGTgaattatgtttattttattctaaaattatatcctttgaaaaattattgtttACAAAGCAAAATATTCggacattaataataattggtCAACGAGACATTGGCTCTTTCAATGCTGTttcacaattgatggaattgcAGGAATTATGGATCGTCGAATGTGGTATCAAG GACGTACCACGGTTcaaagaaaattgtttattaaagaAGCTTTATTTATATTCCAACGAAATACGTTGCATACCAAATTTAGAAGCTTGTTCTCATTTAAACATTTTGTACTTATCAGGAAACAATATACACAAACTTGAG AATTTGGATACATTAACATGGTTACAAGAACTTAATTTAGCTAACAATAAATtggaaagaataaataaaatgtctTGGAGAAAGTCTGAactatgtaatttaaatttagcAGGAAATCCTTTATGCTTTATAAGg AATAATCAAACTTATTTTAAGATTGAAACTTACAATGAAGCACAAAATATAATGctacaaatgaaattaaataaaaagcaactcaaagaaatggaagaaaaactAATCTTGCAATCTAAAGTACAATACCTATTTTAA
- the LOC110120237 gene encoding uncharacterized protein LOC110120237: protein MPRCIFGNKFDKHVLNRIYETDYLTNITQLSLIDCSLSKVDLSAEILPQLESLDLSKNQITYLCGLHSFKYLHTLCLSYNCLEAFNGNDCDKNNCIFPKLYTLFLDHNCIKTVINISKEQLPVIKHLFLNNNYLQGTNEITYCSTLESLTLDYNAIELLNVEDFIENDNLEFLSDEAEMQYLLLLKNLEEITFEGNPLYNEINKNKMIAQDFAIQDAKIEEI, encoded by the exons ATGC CAAGATGTATATTTGGCAATAAATTTGATAAACATGTATTAAATAGAATATATGAAACAGATTACCTAACAAATATAACACAACTGAGTCTAATTGACTGTTCTTTGTCAAAA gtGGATCTTTCTGCAGAAATTCTACCACAGTTAGAAAGTTTGGATCTAAGTAAAAATCAAATAACTTATTTATGTGGTCTCCATTCCTTTAAGTATTTGCATACATTATGTTTAAGTTACAATTGCCTGGAAGCCTTTAATGGAAATGATTGTgacaaaaataattgtatatttccAAAACTATACACTTTATTTTTAGATCATAATTGCATTAAGacagtaataaatattagtaaagAACAATTACCCGTGATAAAAcatctatttttaaataataattaccttCAAGGTACCAatg AAATAACTTATTGTTCTACTTTGGAATCTCTAACTTTGGATTATAATgcaattgaattattaaatgtagaagattttatcgaaaatgATAATCTAGAGTTTTTATCT gaTGAAGCTGAAatgcaatatttattattattgaaaaatttagaaGAAATAACATTTGAAGGGAATCctttatataatgaaataaataaaaataaaatgattgcTCAAGACTTCGCAATTCAAGATGCAAAAATTgaggaaatttaa
- the LOC105666989 gene encoding serine/threonine-protein phosphatase 2A regulatory subunit B'' subunit gamma: MELETVLRKYATVNKLEIKSEENEQKEDEYFQKIYEQWKGAKAKDKDLTYKVIPKFYFKLPKEDEILPQKLREETRALFLQRRSRQLLDNNELKALWVLLDKHHSPPLSGEEQLINYEDFKKVGKLAGTKCSPYFTAVVFAKLQQGDPHGRISIMALFNYVMRKVWLHQTRIGLSLYDVTGQGYLRESDLENYILELIPTLPQLEGLEKSFHSFYVCTAVRKFLFFLDPLRTGRVRIQDILACSFLDDLLELRDEDLPKDLQEANWFSAPSALKVYGQYLNLDRDHNGMLNKEELAGYGTGTLTGVFLERVFQECLTYEGEMDYKTYLDFVLALENRHEPQSLHYLFRILDINNRGYLDTFCLNYFFRAIQEQMTMHGQEPVSFEDVKDEIFDMVKPADPCKITLQDLLSCGQGDTMVSILIEFHGFWAYENREAMAADTGDESSHV, translated from the exons ATGGAGCTAGAGACAGTACTTCGAAAATATGCAACAGTGAATAAAT TAGAAATAAAATCGgaagaaaatgaacaaaagGAAGATGAATACTTTCAAAAGATATACGAACAATGGAAGGGCGCCAAAGCTAAAGACAAAGATTTAACTTATAAAGTGATTCCCAAATTCTATTTTAAG CTACCTAAAGAAGACGAAATTTTGCCACAAAAATTACGGGAAGAAACGCGAGCATTATTTTTACAAAGACGTTCCAGACAATTGTTAGATAACAACGAGCTTAAAGCATTGTGGGTGTTATTAGATAAACATCATAGTCCACCTTTATCAGGAGAAgagcaattaattaattatgaagaCTTTAAGAAAGTTGGTAAATTAGCTGGGACAAAATGTAGTCCATATTTTACTGCAGTTGTATTTGCGAAATTACAACAAGGTGATCCTCATGGTAGAATTAGTATAATGGCATTGTTTAACTATGTTATGAGGAAGGTTTGGTTACATCAAACAAGAATTGGTCTTTCTTTGTATGATGTTACTGGCCAAGGGTATCTTAGAGAATCA GATTTAGAGAACtatattttagaattaattCCAACATTACCTCAGCTTGAAGGACTTGAAAAAtcatttcattcgttttatgtTTGTACAGCAGtgaggaaatttttattttttctcgatCCTCTCAGAACTGGTAGAGTCAGAATACAGGATATTCTAGCATGTAGTTTTCTTGATGATCTCTTAGAATTAAGAGATGAAGATTTACCTAAAGACTTGCAAGAAGCAAATTGGTTTTCAGCTCCATCAGCTCTTAAAGTTTATGGACAATATTTAAATCTTGATAGAGATCATAATGGGATGCTCAACAAAGAAGAACTTGCAGG GTATGGTACAGGAACATTAACTGGAGTATTTTTGGAAAGAGTATTTCAAGAATGCTTAACATATGAAGGAGAAATGGATTATAAAACATACCTAGACTTTGTTTTAGCGTTAGAAAATCGGCACGAGCCTCAAAGCTTACATTATCTGTTTAGAATTCTTGATATTAATAATCGTGGTTATTTGGATACTTTCTGCCTTAATTATTTTTTCCGC GCTATACAAGAACAAATGACAATGCATGGTCAAGAACCAGTAAGTTTTGAGGATGTTAAAGATGAAATATTCGATATGGTAAAACCAGCAGATCCATGTAAAATTACATTACAGGATTTATTGTCCTG TGGACAGGGCGATACAATGGTCAGTATTTTGATAGAATTCCATGGTTTTTGGGCATATGAAAACCGTGAAGCCATGGCAGCTGATACCGGAGATGAATCATCTCATGTTTAA